The Prunus persica cultivar Lovell chromosome G7, Prunus_persica_NCBIv2, whole genome shotgun sequence genome has a segment encoding these proteins:
- the LOC18770850 gene encoding uncharacterized protein LOC18770850 translates to MGSTAAAAAVNMASLITAIPVSSTKLNFNDKFTSAFHFERARAITKITAISPNGSASRSSSHGAECSAGDVDKRRNSLESLFCYDMAVPEERIEKPIGISLAEKVIGNKPRCIDCEAKGAILCTTCSGSGLYVDSILESQGIIVKVRCLGCGGTGNIMCSECGGRGHLG, encoded by the exons ATGGGTtctactgctgctgctgctgctgtgaATATGGCGTCGTTGATTACTGCCATCCCTGTTTCTTCgacaaaattgaatttcaatgaCAAATTTACATCTGCGTTTCATTTCGAACGAGCTAGGGCCATCACCAAAATCACTGCCATCTCTCCCAACGGCTCTGCTTCTCGTTCTTCTTCACATGGG GCTGAGTGCTCGGCTGGGGATGTGGATAAACGAAGAAATAGTCTTGAATCTCTGTTTTGTTATGATATGGCCGTACCAGAAGAGAGAATTGAGAAGCCTATTGGGATATCTTTGGCCGAGAAAGTCATTGGAAATAAGCCCCGATGCATTGATTGTGAAGCCAAAGGTGCCATCCTTTGCACCACTTGTTCTGGTTCAGGCCTGTATGTTGATTCAATATTGGAGAGCCAGGGCATTATTGTCAAAGTCCGCTGCCTAG GTTGTGGGGGAACCGGTAACATTATGTGTTCAGAATGCGGTGGCCGTGGCCATTTAGGATGA